One genomic segment of Hevea brasiliensis isolate MT/VB/25A 57/8 chromosome 3, ASM3005281v1, whole genome shotgun sequence includes these proteins:
- the LOC110661513 gene encoding uncharacterized protein LOC110661513 isoform X3 gives MMVMVRVRASAQMEASGSNSDAYRSSGGSSTSSSNSRRYGMLSASSIIQAPISALLEYSGLLRISRSTHQETDPLINASGGIHNHRLDDSTAAAANNGEVAIRIIGAGEHEHDREGSGLVVGQLGAQGEVSVQQPRAGIESDVQGDSRNDRGSGEGAPQQPSSASGDGEAADGPGANGRDSSYQRYDIQQAARWIEQVLPFSLLLLVVFIRQHLQGFFVTIWIAVVMFKSNDILRKQTALKGERKISVLIGISLAFMLHVVGVYWWYQNDDLLYPLIMLPPKSIPPFWHAIFIIMLNDTLVRQAAMVFKCILLMYYKNSRGRNYRKQGQMLTLVEYLMLLYRALLPTPVWYRFFLNKEYGSLFSSLMTGLYLTFKLTSVFEKVQSFFAALKALSRKEVHYGAYATSEQGQGMYRVSEHLLGV, from the exons ATGATGGTTATGGTTAGGGTTAGGGCATCTGCGCAGATGGAAGCGTCTGGTAGTAATTCCGACGCGTATAGGTCTTCGGGAGGGAGTAGTACAAGTAGTAGTAATTCCAGGAGATACGGAATGCTATCGGCTTCAAGTATCATTCAGGCGCCGATTTCTGCCTTGTTAGAGTATTCGGGTCTTTTGCGGATCTCCAGGTCAACTCATCAAGAAACGGACCCTTTGATCAACGCCTCTGGTGGGATTCATAATCATCGACTTGATGATTCTACAGCTGCGGCAGCCAACAATGGTGAGGTTGCTATTAGGATAATCGGTGCAGGAGAACATGAGCATGACAGGGAGGGCTCTGGATTGGTGGTTGGGCAGTTGGGTGCTCAGGGTGAGGTGTCTGTGCAGCAGCCAAGGGCTGGGATAGAATCAGATGTTCAGGGAGATTCTAGAAATGATCGTGGGTCAGGAGAAGGTGCTCCTCAGCAGCCTTCCAGTGCAAGTGGAGATGGGGAGGCTGCTGATGGCCCTGGGGCTAATGGAAGGGATTCGTCTTACCAGAGATATGATATTCAGCAAGCTGCCAGATGGATTGAGCAAGTCCTCCCATTTTCTTTGCTTCTGTTGGTTGTCTTCATCCGCCAGCATTTGCAAG GTTTCTTTGTTACAATTTGGATTGCTGTTGTCATGTTCAAGTCAAATGATATCCTACGTAAACAAACAGCACTGAAG GGAGAGCGGAAAATCAGTGTCTTGATTGGCATCTCTCTTGCATTCATGCTTCATGTGGTTGGTGTCTACTGGTGGTATCAGAATGATGATCTTTTATACCCATTAATTATGCTCCCTCCCAAATCTATACCACCTTTTTGGCATGCTATTTTCATCATCATGTTGAATG ATACTTTGGTCCGGCAGGCAGCAATGGTGTTCAAATGTATATTGCTAATGTATTACAAGAACAGTAGAGGCAGGAATTATCGTAAGCAG GGTCAAATGCTAACTTTGGTTGAATATCTGATGCTGCTATATCGTGCCTTGTTGCCTACACCAGTCTGGTACCGCTTCTTTTTGAATAAGGAATATGGGAGCCTGTTTTCATCCCTAATGACAGGATTGTACTTGACTTTCAAGCTCACATCTGTCTTCGAGAAG GTGCAATCTTTCTTTGCTGCTTTGAAGGCACTATCACGTAAAGAAGTACATTATGGCGCTTATGCAACATCAGAGCAG ggGCAGGGGATGTACCGGGTCTCGGAGCACCTGCTTGGAGTGTGA
- the LOC110661513 gene encoding uncharacterized protein LOC110661513 isoform X1, which produces MMVMVRVRASAQMEASGSNSDAYRSSGGSSTSSSNSRRYGMLSASSIIQAPISALLEYSGLLRISRSTHQETDPLINASGGIHNHRLDDSTAAAANNGEVAIRIIGAGEHEHDREGSGLVVGQLGAQGEVSVQQPRAGIESDVQGDSRNDRGSGEGAPQQPSSASGDGEAADGPGANGRDSSYQRYDIQQAARWIEQVLPFSLLLLVVFIRQHLQGFFVTIWIAVVMFKSNDILRKQTALKGERKISVLIGISLAFMLHVVGVYWWYQNDDLLYPLIMLPPKSIPPFWHAIFIIMLNDTLVRQAAMVFKCILLMYYKNSRGRNYRKQGQMLTLVEYLMLLYRALLPTPVWYRFFLNKEYGSLFSSLMTGLYLTFKLTSVFEKVQSFFAALKALSRKEVHYGAYATSEQVNAAGDLCAICQEKMHAPILLRCKHIFCEDCVSEWFERERTCPLCRALVKPADLRSFGDGSTTLFFQIF; this is translated from the exons ATGATGGTTATGGTTAGGGTTAGGGCATCTGCGCAGATGGAAGCGTCTGGTAGTAATTCCGACGCGTATAGGTCTTCGGGAGGGAGTAGTACAAGTAGTAGTAATTCCAGGAGATACGGAATGCTATCGGCTTCAAGTATCATTCAGGCGCCGATTTCTGCCTTGTTAGAGTATTCGGGTCTTTTGCGGATCTCCAGGTCAACTCATCAAGAAACGGACCCTTTGATCAACGCCTCTGGTGGGATTCATAATCATCGACTTGATGATTCTACAGCTGCGGCAGCCAACAATGGTGAGGTTGCTATTAGGATAATCGGTGCAGGAGAACATGAGCATGACAGGGAGGGCTCTGGATTGGTGGTTGGGCAGTTGGGTGCTCAGGGTGAGGTGTCTGTGCAGCAGCCAAGGGCTGGGATAGAATCAGATGTTCAGGGAGATTCTAGAAATGATCGTGGGTCAGGAGAAGGTGCTCCTCAGCAGCCTTCCAGTGCAAGTGGAGATGGGGAGGCTGCTGATGGCCCTGGGGCTAATGGAAGGGATTCGTCTTACCAGAGATATGATATTCAGCAAGCTGCCAGATGGATTGAGCAAGTCCTCCCATTTTCTTTGCTTCTGTTGGTTGTCTTCATCCGCCAGCATTTGCAAG GTTTCTTTGTTACAATTTGGATTGCTGTTGTCATGTTCAAGTCAAATGATATCCTACGTAAACAAACAGCACTGAAG GGAGAGCGGAAAATCAGTGTCTTGATTGGCATCTCTCTTGCATTCATGCTTCATGTGGTTGGTGTCTACTGGTGGTATCAGAATGATGATCTTTTATACCCATTAATTATGCTCCCTCCCAAATCTATACCACCTTTTTGGCATGCTATTTTCATCATCATGTTGAATG ATACTTTGGTCCGGCAGGCAGCAATGGTGTTCAAATGTATATTGCTAATGTATTACAAGAACAGTAGAGGCAGGAATTATCGTAAGCAG GGTCAAATGCTAACTTTGGTTGAATATCTGATGCTGCTATATCGTGCCTTGTTGCCTACACCAGTCTGGTACCGCTTCTTTTTGAATAAGGAATATGGGAGCCTGTTTTCATCCCTAATGACAGGATTGTACTTGACTTTCAAGCTCACATCTGTCTTCGAGAAG GTGCAATCTTTCTTTGCTGCTTTGAAGGCACTATCACGTAAAGAAGTACATTATGGCGCTTATGCAACATCAGAGCAG GTCAATGCAGCAGGAGATTTGTGCGCTATATGCCAGGAGAAGATGCATGCTCCCATTCTACTTCGTTGTAAACACATCTTTTGTGAAGATTGTGTATCAGAATG GTTTGAGAGGGAAAGGACGTGTCCCTTGTGCAGGGCCTTGGTCAAACCTGCAGATCTTAGATCGTTTGGTGATGGTTCAACTACTTTGTTCTTCCAGATATTCTAA
- the LOC110661518 gene encoding LOW QUALITY PROTEIN: NADH dehydrogenase [ubiquinone] 1 alpha subcomplex subunit 1 (The sequence of the model RefSeq protein was modified relative to this genomic sequence to represent the inferred CDS: inserted 2 bases in 1 codon) has protein sequence MTVERRSIEFFAEKKXKMSWRWLEAALPLGIIAGMLCVMGNAQYYIHKAAHGRPKHVCNDMWDVAMERRDKKLMENQSTPSPN, from the exons ATGACGGTGGAGAGGAGATCCATCGAATTCTTCGCAGAGAAGAA CAAAATGTCGTGGAGATGGTTAGAAGCAGCTCTACCACTCGGAATCATAGCAGGAATGCTCTGTGTGATGGGTAATGCGCAGTATTACATCCACAAAGCCGCTCATGGTCGG CCGAAGCACGTCTGTAACGATATGTGGGACGTTGCAATGGAGAGAAGGGACAAGAAACTTATGGAGAATCAATCCACCCCTTCTCCAAATTAG
- the LOC110661513 gene encoding uncharacterized protein LOC110661513 isoform X2 produces MEASGSNSDAYRSSGGSSTSSSNSRRYGMLSASSIIQAPISALLEYSGLLRISRSTHQETDPLINASGGIHNHRLDDSTAAAANNGEVAIRIIGAGEHEHDREGSGLVVGQLGAQGEVSVQQPRAGIESDVQGDSRNDRGSGEGAPQQPSSASGDGEAADGPGANGRDSSYQRYDIQQAARWIEQVLPFSLLLLVVFIRQHLQGFFVTIWIAVVMFKSNDILRKQTALKGERKISVLIGISLAFMLHVVGVYWWYQNDDLLYPLIMLPPKSIPPFWHAIFIIMLNDTLVRQAAMVFKCILLMYYKNSRGRNYRKQGQMLTLVEYLMLLYRALLPTPVWYRFFLNKEYGSLFSSLMTGLYLTFKLTSVFEKVQSFFAALKALSRKEVHYGAYATSEQVNAAGDLCAICQEKMHAPILLRCKHIFCEDCVSEWFERERTCPLCRALVKPADLRSFGDGSTTLFFQIF; encoded by the exons ATGGAAGCGTCTGGTAGTAATTCCGACGCGTATAGGTCTTCGGGAGGGAGTAGTACAAGTAGTAGTAATTCCAGGAGATACGGAATGCTATCGGCTTCAAGTATCATTCAGGCGCCGATTTCTGCCTTGTTAGAGTATTCGGGTCTTTTGCGGATCTCCAGGTCAACTCATCAAGAAACGGACCCTTTGATCAACGCCTCTGGTGGGATTCATAATCATCGACTTGATGATTCTACAGCTGCGGCAGCCAACAATGGTGAGGTTGCTATTAGGATAATCGGTGCAGGAGAACATGAGCATGACAGGGAGGGCTCTGGATTGGTGGTTGGGCAGTTGGGTGCTCAGGGTGAGGTGTCTGTGCAGCAGCCAAGGGCTGGGATAGAATCAGATGTTCAGGGAGATTCTAGAAATGATCGTGGGTCAGGAGAAGGTGCTCCTCAGCAGCCTTCCAGTGCAAGTGGAGATGGGGAGGCTGCTGATGGCCCTGGGGCTAATGGAAGGGATTCGTCTTACCAGAGATATGATATTCAGCAAGCTGCCAGATGGATTGAGCAAGTCCTCCCATTTTCTTTGCTTCTGTTGGTTGTCTTCATCCGCCAGCATTTGCAAG GTTTCTTTGTTACAATTTGGATTGCTGTTGTCATGTTCAAGTCAAATGATATCCTACGTAAACAAACAGCACTGAAG GGAGAGCGGAAAATCAGTGTCTTGATTGGCATCTCTCTTGCATTCATGCTTCATGTGGTTGGTGTCTACTGGTGGTATCAGAATGATGATCTTTTATACCCATTAATTATGCTCCCTCCCAAATCTATACCACCTTTTTGGCATGCTATTTTCATCATCATGTTGAATG ATACTTTGGTCCGGCAGGCAGCAATGGTGTTCAAATGTATATTGCTAATGTATTACAAGAACAGTAGAGGCAGGAATTATCGTAAGCAG GGTCAAATGCTAACTTTGGTTGAATATCTGATGCTGCTATATCGTGCCTTGTTGCCTACACCAGTCTGGTACCGCTTCTTTTTGAATAAGGAATATGGGAGCCTGTTTTCATCCCTAATGACAGGATTGTACTTGACTTTCAAGCTCACATCTGTCTTCGAGAAG GTGCAATCTTTCTTTGCTGCTTTGAAGGCACTATCACGTAAAGAAGTACATTATGGCGCTTATGCAACATCAGAGCAG GTCAATGCAGCAGGAGATTTGTGCGCTATATGCCAGGAGAAGATGCATGCTCCCATTCTACTTCGTTGTAAACACATCTTTTGTGAAGATTGTGTATCAGAATG GTTTGAGAGGGAAAGGACGTGTCCCTTGTGCAGGGCCTTGGTCAAACCTGCAGATCTTAGATCGTTTGGTGATGGTTCAACTACTTTGTTCTTCCAGATATTCTAA
- the LOC110661517 gene encoding uncharacterized protein LOC110661517 — translation MGLLRSLVMMLLRLWFLWLPVHGAQRPNSSHELDALLQDYAYKALAPPKTGLPYDGAVPSELNGIKIAALRLRSGSLRRKGVDMYKEFVIPPGVIEQPYVERLVLVYQNLGNWSRRYYPLSGYTYLAPVLGLLAYDASNLTATNLPVLDIKASEKPITMKFSDVKSAPDGSIAKCVWFDLQGNRNFSNVASGNECFTIQQGHFSIVVEYTAPSPAPSGEAPAPSGQAPNVPGPSEHGKNNSKVWIIVGSVLGGILLLVLLSFLVLWVHKLKERKKMQQMERAADVGEALQMTLVGEMKAPIAMVTRTQPTIESEYVP, via the coding sequence ATGGGGCTTCTTCGAAGTCTCGTGATGATGCTTCTTCGATTATGGTTCCTCTGGTTGCCGGTTCACGGAGCTCAACGGCCTAACTCTTCTCATGAACTTGATGCTCTTCTCCAAGACTATGCTTACAAGGCATTAGCTCCTCCCAAGACTGGCTTGCCTTATGATGGGGCTGTTCCCTCAGAATTGAATGGGATAAAGATTGCAGCATTGAGGCTTAGGAGTGGCAGCTTAAGGAGGAAAGGTGTTGACATGTACAAAGAGTTTGTGATCCCCCCTGGAGTTATTGAGCAGCCTTATGTGGAGAGGCTTGTTTTGGTCTACCAAAATTTGGGAAATTGGTCTCGGAGGTATTATCCACTGTCTGGTTACACTTACCTTGCTCCAGTTCTGGGTCTTCTTGCTTAtgatgcctcaaatttaactgcTACTAATTTACCGGTATTGGACATTAAGGCATCCGAAAAACCTATAACCATGAAATTCTCAGATGTGAAATCAGCTCCAGATGGGTCTATTGCTAAGTGTGTGTGGTTTGATTTACAAGGTAACCGAAATTTTAGCAATGTGGCATCTGGCAATGAATGTTTTACAATTCAACAGGGGCATTTTTCTATAGTTGTTGAGTATACTGCCCCTTCCCCAGCACCATCTGGTGAAGCTCCAGCACCATCTGGCCAAGCTCCAAATGTTCCAGGGCCAAGTGAGCATGGAAAGAATAATTCTAAAGTGTGGATTATTGTTGGTTCTGTGCTGGGTGGAATATTGCTGTTGGTGCTTTTATCATTTCTAGTGCTGTGGGTGCATaaattgaaggaaaggaagaaaatgcAACAGATGGAGAGGGCTGCAGATGTGGGAGAAGCCCTGCAAATGACATTAGTTGGGGAAATGAAAGCACCAATAGCAATGGTGACTCGAACTCAACCGACCATTGAGAGTGAATATGTTCCCTAA
- the LOC110661515 gene encoding uncharacterized protein LOC110661515 produces MAYRRRQGITRASTFKEEINRSPEDDSNNNDIKSSNMLKTSHTFTSSSSLAAQAIRASATHRESSLSSAYAGDSFPQRSKVFDAYEDSSARSDSKGFWGVLARKAKAILEEDNKSSQLETPERSRFQMPDTSVGGQSQQSNLTPDRKMDNPRLRKGLDKITSSLNQIGDTFEKAFEEGRTIVENKTADIIQETRKLQIRRKGSSLVEQNQASGANSSWQQPMMQPNQPQNQMNHENQLKASRDVAMATAAKAKLLLRELKTVKADLAFAKQRCSQLEEENKILRESREKGGNPADDDLIRLQLETLLAEKARLAHENSIFARENRFLREIVEYHQLTMQDVVYLDEGSEEVTEVYPIAKMLSISPPSPVSPPLPSEITASASPPATKEIFPVPNLPQEMQEASGNDASPSSVTPVVEEEDAKNIPANKEEDSKTAPALEENAKTRTKPSP; encoded by the exons atggcgtATAGAAGAAGGCAGGGAATCACGAGGGCTTCCACTTTCAAAGAAGAGATAAATCGCTCGCCAGAAGATGATAGTAATAATAACGACATTAAAAGTAGTAATATGTTAAAAACGTCTCATACTTTTACTTCGTCTTCCTCTCTGGCGGCTCAGGCTATCAGGGCGTCCGCCACCCATCGTGAATCTTCTCTTTCATCCGCCTACGCAGGAGATTCCTTCCCTCAGAGATCTAAg GTCTTTGATGCTTACGAGGACTCATCGGCCAGAAGTGATTCTAAAGGGTTTTGGGGTGTTCTTGCTAGGAAAGCTAAAGCAATTCTTGAGGAGGATAATAAGTCATCACAATTAGAAACACCTGAAAGGTCAAGGTTCCAGATGCCAGATACCTCTGTAGGTGGCCAG TCTCAGCAATCGAACCTAACACCTGATAGGAAAATGGATAATCCGAGATTAAGGAAGGGCCTTGATAAAATCACATCTTCCCTTAATCAGATAGGTGACACCTTTGAAAAGGCTTTTGAG GAAGGTCGCACTATTGTGGAAAATAAGACTGCAGATATCATCCAAGAAACTCGCAAACTGCAAATTAGGAGAAAGGGAAGCAGTCTTGTGGAACAAAATCAAGCTTCTGGTGCAAATAGTTCATGGCAGCAACCCATGATGCAGCCTAATCAGCCGCAGAATCAAATGAACCATGAAAATCAATTGAAGGCATCTCGCGAC GTTGCAATGGCAACTGCTGCAAAAGCAAAACTTCTTCTTCGGGAACTGAAGACAGTTAAAGCAGACCTGGCTTTTGCAAAACAAAGATGTTCACAACTAGAGGAAGAGAACAAAATCCTGAGGGAGAGTCGTGAAAAGGGAGGCAACCCAGCAGACGATGATTTG ATTCGCCTTCAACTGGAGACACTTTTGGCTGAGAAGGCTCGTTTGGCACATGAGAATTCAATATTTGCACGTGAGAACCGGTTTCTGAGggaaattgttgaataccaccAACTCACCATGCAAGATGTTGTTTATTTGGACGAAGGCAGTGAAGAAGTCACTGAAGTTTACCCAATTGCAAAGATGCTTTCTATTTCCCCACCCTCACCAGTTTCTCCACCCTTACCTTCTGAGATTACTGCATCTGCAAGCCCACCAGCAACAAAGGAAATATTTCCTGTGCCTAACCTACCACAAGAAATGCAGGAAGCTTCAGGAAATGATGCTTCACCAAGTTCAGTTACACCTGTAGTTGAGGAAGAAGACGCAAAAAACATCCCAGCAAACAAGGAAGAAGATTCAAAAACTGCTCCAGCACTTGAGGAAAATGCAAAAACAAGAACAAAACCATCCCCATAA